In a single window of the Tigriopus californicus strain San Diego chromosome 2, Tcal_SD_v2.1, whole genome shotgun sequence genome:
- the LOC131892682 gene encoding bromodomain and WD repeat-containing protein 3-like produces MTDSGPRPPVITGSSMMVPDHFKSDFLFLLTRYLEQEPDLAGVGHNLRALITQQGLLQPRYDWQGRSHARTFDEVERENQNISGQLLLDLAYQFCAQHNTGPQLGMRARTLLGRMSDPPAPQPLHPMRRLGLGQLGLKGAGPSSRGWHHHLCGHLKHLRRTLGHLARVYCLLFDRSGQYVFTGADDLLVKCWRVTDGNLIHTFRGASSEITDMAISHDNRLLAAGSVDKIIRVWCLNSAAPVAVLTKHTGMITAINFCPYTEDGHYYLASTSGDGTVSFWKYGYNEHDTAEFDPVPTRYHEKIRPGQAGMICASFSPGGIFFCVGSADHHVRVYQMNGLDGPVRILEEEAHNDVVESIQWCNQPDLRFLSGSKDGTARIWSFKSQRWVSILLDMTDGESFLNRPPPPKPSNRPPKKNPSHASSSRNRAGGGTRSRENRTVRVAEDVADAEEGTSAGGGSGPDNERRVTMVAWTLDDVTVVTAVSNKTLKLWDSRTGRLKATLKGHEGEIFVLEPHPIMCNLMLSAAHDGQIIVWDLDEERALFRHRNKVDDQNVVAEVFDAKWSPDSLTIAATDSYGHLLFIGHGSSEKYDRLPLELFFHTDYRPLLRDSFHHVVDEQTQVPPHLLPAPFLVDSEGNPYEAHIQKFVPGRERMSEREAHLPGGPEPSFNVRPEQAAPPPAPPTPVVAAPSSAPVSVPGAEGVVAVDPVPGPSRAQTGPELRNEDSNGSTLSSGGPVVSGRVILKKGQGASQKDICEHMSKTQTCSIIESSRFLIEVNKVASDGHEASSKSHPFTSKSKKPKSTAAANARRHEDEDDGEDTEADPEPNEGEEGHETSDCSMDESDFTSAESTTEEETDHSDWGSDQDEQHQQSADGPDGPGRSGSKSKRKQRTSSIGSRTPTPRKKVIKSSEKTKKKRTAAQRCRENMLKHPSDISDAYMPSQWLSESIPKKSPYFPQMNDVLMYFKQGHKKYIDLVKTRKTYPINMREERDWMARKTIGDVCLVRVAGIKFEIRPPRLCVLNLTILNQHNLRANGESFSIKYHDMNDVVDFLVLHDIFKNSKGKHWKNGDRIRCQIDDCWWKGTVQKVEYHDVNKRSPFLSIYCHWDNGEKEFLSPWDIEALDADTALVPDGTMVTPEQLKSCLYHPTVDEWNSMGIEGESKRISDALEAVMSLAISEPFNYPVDLTAYPEYMLDVEYPMDLNLIKTRIDNKFYRRIDAIEYDIKYVASNAASFNRPRSDIVRNAKIITKLILEIIHDPTKSQDDVSSIYHRLVENFVWSENEDYEPDLGNPRTSGHSNGQDDAHTANSDDSNESSDDDDDDDDDDDEEEEEEDGSDDPGEGPSSSGRSLRKKKKKKKINQSPPATLNPKKWKHDCNELLSDMAAHPLSVPFREPVSELEFPDYFKHITTPMDISTVRESLLIGEFDSPHEFRRDVHLIFRNSREYNTDPKAKILSMTLKLEAWFEQRINPIIAEWKRTTRRLAMSKSKSKNKSSKADAKGKGKGKGKGQSNNIKKSKPKKPVPVLSEDDNDHEDGQSESEEDMEEASPTSSPVKRPRSQGPRPMRTANPAANNSHPVRETLSEGEEPGNRRASSRVHKTPVRYREDFDLDDEHEHPENGERPKRQRKPRRSDGFAYSDEDEDDAPLSRKAVKKRKLAQDSEEGERSPQESTTPKRNPKRTSPGSSSSKKGRVNESSEDEDDDVPLARKLGARMRHEGGPMDDSERKARIVQRLAKEPSEDEEEVRPQKLSLRNARKQAAQTSNPQGRNSRAARRKVESYLEDEEDEEDDDLPLQRPQRKPAPQNGRSARGGSKLRKRHDSDEEEPDLTEDEEEESEEEESEDEMPLKRQKTAPTPSSAPPPMNGRRTQRAAALNTMKKFAHLGDDSEDIDSDDQPLTRKPPKKKKAEPAKRSPKKRKPARDDFVDDGSSEDEDEESEPSSSEPDFLESDYEDEVRPKRGHGGRSKPQPQPKLNASRRAAQAIDSESEHTSARRPSRLTNRNGLSAKASSTGARASAAAKRTYLEESEDGDSEQENRRPRRAAAAKKVRMNDSEYSEEDFEEGQQVRKPNTRII; encoded by the coding sequence ATAACACGGGCCCGCAGCTGGGTATGCGGGCTCGCACATTATTGGGTCGGATGTCTGATCCGCCCGCACCCCAGCCGTTACACCCCATGCGTCGCTTGGGACTGGGCCAATTGGGCCTGAAAGGGGCGGGGCCGTCGTCACGTGGGTGGCATCATCACTTGTGCGGTCATTTGAAGCATCTGCGGCGAACGCTGGGCCATCTAGCCCGTGTGTATTGTCTGTTGTTCGACCGGAGCGGGCAGTACGTGTTCACGGGTGCGGACGACTTGTTAGTGAAGTGTTGGCGGGTGACGGACGGGAATCTGATCCACACCTTTCGCGGCGCCTCGTCTGAGATCACGGACATGGCCATTTCCCACGACAATCGCTTGTTGGCCGCCGGCAGTGTGGACAAGATCATCCGGGTGTGGTGTCTTAATTCGGCCGCACCCGTGGCTGTGCTCACCAAGCACACGGGCATGATCACGGCCATCAATTTCTGTCCATATACCGAAGACGGTCATTACTATCTAGCGTCCACGTCCGGTGACGGTACGGTCTCGTTTTGGAAGTACGGCTACAACGAGCACGATACGGCCGAGTTCGACCCCGTGCCCACCCGTTATCACGAGAAGATCCGTCCGGGACAAGCGGGCATGATCTGCGCCTCGTTCTCGCCCGGCGGCATCTTCTTTTGCGTGGGCTCGGCCGATCACCACGTACGGGTCTATCAAATGAATGGCCTCGATGGGCCCGTGCGGATCCTCGAGGAGGAGGCCCACAATGACGTGGTCGAATCGATTCAGTGGTGCAACCAGCCGGACTTGCGCTTTCTGTCCGGTTCCAAGGACGGCACTGCCCGCATCTGGAGCTTCAAGAGTCAGCGATGGGTGTCCATCCTCTTGGACATGACGGACGGTGAGTCATTCTTGAACCGTCCACCCCCGCCCAAGCCCTCGAATCGCCCGCCCAAAAAGAACCCAAGCCACGCCAGTTCGTCACGGAATCGGGCGGGCGGCGGCACGCGGTCTCGCGAAAATCGCACAGTTCGCGTGGCTGAAGATGTGGCCGATGCGGAGGAGGGTACCTCGGCCGGCGGAGGGAGTGGCCCCGATAATGAAAGGCGCGTGACAATGGTGGCCTGGACGCTAGACGACGTGACCGTGGTGACGGCGGTCTCCAACAAGACCCTGAAACTTTGGGACTCGCGCACGGGTCGACTCAAGGCCACCCTCAAAGGCCACGAAGGCGAGATCTTCGTGCTTGAGCCCCATCCCATCATGTGCAATCTGATGCTCTCGGCTGCTCACGACGGTCAGATCATTGTCTGGGATCTGGACGAGGAGCGGGCTCTGTTCAGGCATCGCAACAAGGTGGACGATCAAAATGTGGTGGCCGAGGTGTTTGATGCCAAATGGTCGCCGGATTCCCTCACCATCGCCGCCACCGACAGCTACGGCCATCTACTCTTCATTGGTCACGGGTCCTCGGAAAAGTATGACCGCCTACCTCTAGAACTGTTCTTTCATACGGATTACCGTCCACTCCTCAGAGACTCGTTTCACCACGTGGTGGATGAGCAGACCCAAGTCCCGCCCCATCTCTTGCCCGCCCCGTTCCTCGTGGACTCGGAGGGCAACCCGTATGAGGCTCATATTCAAAAGTTCGTCCCCGGTCGAGAACGCATGTCTGAACGCGAGGCTCACCTCCCGGGTGGGCCTGAACCGAGTTTCAATGTCCGGCCCGAGCAAGCTGCACCGCCTCCTGCACCGCCCACTCCTGTCGTAGCCGCTCCCAGTTCTGCACCCGTGTCAGTCCCGGGAGCGGAAGGGGTGGTAGCCGTGGATCCAGTTCCAGGACCCTCTCGTGCACAAACGGGTCCGGAGTTGCGGAACGAAGATTCCAATGGGTCGACCTTGAGCTCAGGTGGACCCGTGGTTTCCGGGCGTGTCATACTCAAGAAAGGTCAAGGTGCCTCACAAAAGGACATTTGTGAGCATATGTCCAAAACGCAGACGTGTTCGATCATTGAGTCGTCCCGATTCTTGATTGAAGTGAACAAAGTGGCCTCTGACGGACATGAAGCCTCGAGCAAATCCCATCCATTCACGAGTAAGAGCAAGAAACCCAAGTCCACGGCCGCGGCCAATGCTCGCCGacatgaagatgaagacgatgGCGAGGACACCGAAGCCGATCCTGAGCCTAATGAGGGCGAGGAAGGCCATGAGACCAGTGATTGTTCCATGGACGAGAGCGACTTCACTTCAGCCGAATCCACCACCGAAGAGGAAACGGATCACTCGGATTGGGGCTCGGATCAAGATGAACAGCACCAGCAAAGTGCCGATGGGCCCGATGGGCCTGGCCGATCCGGatccaagagcaagaggaaaCAGCGCACCTCGTCCATTGGATCCCGGACTCCGACCCCCCGGAAGAAGGTGATCAAGAGCAGcgagaagaccaagaagaagcgCACGGCGGCTCAGCGATGTCGGGAAAACATGCTGAAACATCCTAGTGATATCTCTGATGCTTACATGCCTTCCCAATGGCTGTCCGAGTCCATTCCCAAGAAGTCGCCCTACTTCCCGCAAATGAACGATGTGCTCATGTATTTCAAGCAAGGCCACAAGAAGTACATTGACCTGGTCAAAACCCGCAAGACCTACCCGATCAATATGCGCGAGGAGCGGGATTGGATGGCGCGGAAAACCATCGGCGACGTGTGTTTGGTGCGAGTGGCGGGCATCAAGTTCGAGATCCGCCCACCCCGCCTCTGTGTGCTCAACTTGACCATTCTCAACCAACACAACCTCAGAGCCAATGGCGAGTCCTTCAGCATCAAGTACCACGACATGAACGATGTGGTGGACTTCCTCGTTCTCCATGACATCTTCAAAAACTCGAAGGGCAAGCATTGGAAAAATGGCGATCGGATCCGTTGTCAGATCGACGACTGTTGGTGGAAGGGCACGGTTCAGAAGGTGGAATATCACGATGTGAACAAGCGATCCCCGTTTCTGTCCATTTACTGCCATTGGGACAATGGCGAGAAGGAGTTCCTCAGTCCGTGGGACATTGAGGCCTTGGATGCCGACACGGCCTTGGTCCCCGATGGCACCATGGTCACACCCGAGCAACTCAAGTCCTGTTTGTACCACCCCACCGTTGACGAATGGAACTCCATGGGCATTGAGGGCGAGTCCAAACGGATATCCGACGCCTTGGAAGCTGTGATGTCTCTGGCCATTTCTGAGCCCTTCAATTACCCCGTGGATCTCACTGCTTATCCCGAATACATGCTGGACGTGGAGTACCCCATGgatctcaatctcatcaaGACCAGGATCGACAACAAATTCTATCGCCGGATCGACGCCATCGAGTACGACATCAAGTATGTGGCCTCCAATGCGGCCAGCTTCAATCGACCGCGGAGTGACATTGTGCGCAATGCCAAGATCATCACCAAGCTCATTCTCGAGATCATCCACGATCCCACCAAGTCTCAGGACGACGTCAGCAGTATATACCACCGACTGGTCGAGAACTTTGTTTGGTCCGAGAACGAGGACTACGAACCCGATCTTGGGAACCCAAGGACGTCGGGGCACTCCAACGGCcaggatgatgcccacactgccAATAGTGATGACTCAAATGAAAGCagtgatgacgatgatgatgatgatgatgatgatgatgaagaagaagaagaagaggatggaTCCGATGACCCTGGGGAGGGTCCGTCTTCTTCGGGCAGGTCgttgagaaagaagaagaaaaagaagaagatcaaCCAAAGTCCGCCCGCCACATTGAATCCGAAGAAGTGGAAACACGACTGCAACGAACTATTGTCAGATATGGCCGCTCATCCTTTGTCCGTGCCATTCCGTGAGCCCGTGTCCGAACTGGAATTCCCCGACTACTTCAAGCACATCACCACTCCCATGGACATCTCAACCGTGCGTGAATCCCTCCTCATCGGCGAATTCGACTCTCCCCACGAATTCCGTCGGGACGTGCATCTGATCTTCCGCAACTCTCGGGAGTACAACACCGATCCCAAGGCCAAGATCCTCTCCATGACACTGAAATTGGAGGCGTGGTTCGAGCAACGCATCAATCCCATCATTGCCGAATGGAAACGAACCACCCGAAGACTGGCCATGAGCAAGAGTAAGAGCAAGAACAAATCCTCGAAGGCCGATGCCAAGGGCAAAGGTAAGGGTAAAGGCAAGGGCCAGTCCAACAACATCAAAAAGAGCAAACCAAAGAAACCCGTCCCTGTTTTGTCTGAAGACGATAACGATCACGAGGATGGTCAGTCTGAGAGCGAAGAGGACATGGAAGAAGCTTCGCCCACATCATCCCCGGTGAAACGGCCTCGAAGTCAAGGCCCGAGACCGATGCGAACAGCCAATCCAGCTGCCAACAACAGTCATCCTGTACGGGAAACATTGTCAGAGGGAGAAGAACCCGGGAATCGGAGGGCTTCTTCCAGGGTCCACAAGACGCCTGTCAGATATAGGGAAGACTTTGACCTGGATGACGAGCACGAACATCCAGAGAACGGAGAGCGGCCCAAGAGACAGAGAAAGCCTCGAAGAAGCGACGGATTCGCTTACTCggacgaggatgaagatgacgCACCGTTATCCCGCAAAGCAGTCAAGAAGCGCAAGCTTGCTCAAGACAGCGAAGAAGGGGAGCGATCGCCGCAGGAATCGACCACGCCCAAAAGGAATCCCAAGCGAACATCACCCGGATCCTCGTCCAGCAAAAAGGGTCGTGTCAACGAGTCTTCAgaggatgaggacgatgaTGTGCCGTTGGCTAGAAAACTGGGTGCCCGCATGCGGCACGAGGGTGGTCCCATGGACGATTCCGAGCGCAAAGCACGGATTGTCCAAAGACTGGCCAAAGAACCCAGtgaagatgaggaagaagtTCGACCCCAGAAATTGAGTCTCCGCAATGCTCGAAAGCAGGCCGCTCAAACCTCAAATCCTCAAGGGAGGAACTCTCGAGCCGCTCGCAGGAAAGTCGAATCCTACCtcgaggatgaagaagacgaagaagacgacgatCTTCCCCTTCAGAGGCCTCAAAGAAAACCCGCCCCTCAAAATGGGCGAAGTGCTCGAGGAGGTAGCAAGCTTAGGAAACGCCACGATTCCGACGAAGAGGAGCCCGACCTCAccgaggatgaagaggaagagagtGAAGAGGAGGAATCCGAGGACGAGATGCCGCTCAAGCGACAGAAAACAGCGCCAACACCTTCATCCGCCCCTCCCCCCATGAATGGGAGACGCACTCAGCGGGCGGCCGCTCTGAACACCATGAAGAAGTTTGCTCATCTAGGGGACGACAGCGAGGATATCGACTCGGATGACCAGCCCCTCACGCGGAAACCgcccaaaaagaagaaagccGAGCCTGCTAAAAGGTCGCCCAAGAAACGGAAACCGGCTCGTGATGACTTTGTCGATGACGGCTCCTccgaagacgaggacgaagagtCTGAGCCCTCCTCGTCTGAACCGGATTTCCTCGAGAGCGACTACGAAGATGAGGTGCGACCCAAACGTGGACATGGTGGCCGCTCCAAGCCTCAACCTCAGCCCAAACTCAATGCCTCCCGAAGAGCCGCGCAAGCCATCGATTCCGAAAGTGAGCACACCTCAGCCCGGCGGCCTTCAAGACTGACCAATCGCAATGGTTTGAGCGCCAAGGCCAGTTCCACGGGCGCTCGAGCCTCTGCGGCCGCCAAACGGACTTACTTGGAAGAGAGTGAGGATGGAGACTCTGAGCAAGAGAATCGAAGGCCGCGAAGAGCGGCTGCCGCCAAGAAAGTCAGAATGAACGACTCAGAATACTCTGAGGAGGACTTTGAGGAAGGTCAACAAGTGAGGAAGCCGAACACGCGGATCATATAA